A single window of Nocardioides kongjuensis DNA harbors:
- a CDS encoding CPBP family glutamic-type intramembrane protease, with translation MPSADPAGLRHDELQRRGPAGAWRPLAGIPLLLVIFFAGQLVLSLVVTLVLVAGGDSSTEAVDKLSGEVTTPSFLALVNLGWAAAIPAVWVVARLLHGQTPGWVTSVTGAFRWRWFAVCLGLAVVALGLTLVASAVLPDQGTGSLDASGTVNPWTTTVRDFLLVIVLLTPLQAAGEEYVFRGYLAQAFGGLAARAGSRGAAAVSVVVPALLFALAHGLGQDVPTFFDRFAFGLVAGALVVLTGGLEAGIAMHVLNNFLAFGLALAFGDMTDALNPTGGSWWSIPVTLVQSVGYLLLAVWAARRTGVQNRTRTPDGGAILVAERPDG, from the coding sequence GTGCCCTCGGCTGACCCAGCCGGACTGAGGCACGACGAGCTCCAGCGGCGCGGGCCGGCGGGCGCCTGGCGTCCGCTGGCCGGCATCCCGCTGCTGCTGGTGATCTTCTTCGCCGGCCAGCTCGTGCTGAGCCTGGTGGTCACCCTCGTGCTCGTCGCGGGCGGCGACTCGTCCACGGAGGCCGTCGACAAGCTCTCGGGCGAGGTGACCACGCCGTCCTTCCTGGCGCTGGTCAACCTGGGCTGGGCGGCCGCGATCCCCGCGGTGTGGGTGGTCGCCCGGCTGCTCCACGGGCAGACACCGGGCTGGGTCACCTCCGTGACCGGCGCCTTTCGCTGGCGCTGGTTCGCGGTGTGCCTCGGCCTCGCCGTGGTCGCCCTCGGTCTCACGCTGGTCGCCTCCGCGGTGCTGCCCGACCAGGGCACGGGATCGCTCGACGCGAGCGGCACCGTCAACCCGTGGACGACGACCGTGCGCGACTTCCTGCTCGTGATCGTGCTGCTGACGCCCCTGCAGGCAGCGGGGGAGGAGTACGTCTTCCGCGGCTACCTCGCGCAGGCCTTCGGCGGGCTCGCCGCCCGCGCCGGGTCACGTGGCGCAGCGGCGGTCTCGGTCGTCGTCCCGGCGCTGCTGTTCGCGCTGGCTCACGGCCTGGGCCAGGACGTGCCGACCTTCTTCGACCGGTTCGCGTTCGGTCTGGTCGCGGGCGCCCTCGTGGTCCTCACCGGCGGCCTCGAGGCCGGCATCGCGATGCACGTCCTCAACAACTTCCTCGCCTTCGGCCTGGCCCTCGCGTTCGGCGACATGACCGATGCGCTGAACCCCACGGGAGGAAGCTGGTGGTCGATCCCGGTGACCCTCGTCCAGTCGGTCGGCTACCTGCTCCTCGCGGTCTGGGCGGCCCGCCGGACGGGCGTCCAGAACCGCACCAGGACCCCGGACGGTGGGGCCATTTTGGTCGCCGAGCGACCCGACGGGTAA
- a CDS encoding M4 family metallopeptidase: MKRNLMGGLVATLVTASALAVAPLAPPSAHADPGSVVKAKPRDDAHQKARRSAKALIASQAPQLRTSDDEQFAAAPVVSGGAGLQYASYTRTYDGLPVRGGDFVVVTDRDGKILDTSVAQKKVIGRLSVTPTRTAGAATATAKGTLRDAELRGTPELVVHALAAPRLAWKVTVSGLTADGDRSVRDVYVDAKQGSVIESDELVHFATGTGNGHHNGPGLAIETTQASASSYTLADPGNPGVDCRIDNNTTNSVPVVSGPDNSWGDGSGTSTETGCVDTLYALQVQDRMLSQWLGRDGFNGNGGGWQARVGKDEVNAFYCPPGLSEPGYCTGTEWVRIGHNQAGTEWLTNLDVVGHEYGHGVDQNTPGGHSNGNTGEFVGDVFGALTEHYANESSTYDEPDYLVGEEVNLVGDGEIRNMYNPSAKGDPNCYSSSIPNAEVHSAAGPGNHWFYLLAEGTNPAGGPTSTTCNNGGTLTGIGIQKAGKIFYNAMLMKTTSSSYLKYRTWTLSAAKNLFPGSCAEFNAVKAAWNAVSVPAQTADPTCTTAGNTVTVTNPGNRTGTVGTATSLQLTGSSSGAGQTITWSATGLPAGLTINASTGLVSGTPTAAATSNVTVTAKDTTGATGSTSFTWTISTSGGGPTGNLLQNPGFESGAVSWTGTSGPITNNTGRAARTGSWKLWLGGNGSTSTENESQTVTIPATATTASLSFWVAIDSAETTTSTAYDTAKVQVVNGATTSTLATYSNLNKSSGYVQKTFDLAAYKGKTITLKFLMNEDSSLQTSFVIDDTAINVG; encoded by the coding sequence GTGAAGCGCAACCTGATGGGTGGCCTGGTCGCCACCCTCGTCACGGCCTCGGCACTTGCCGTGGCGCCCCTCGCCCCACCGTCCGCCCACGCCGATCCCGGTTCGGTGGTGAAGGCGAAGCCGCGCGACGACGCGCACCAGAAGGCCCGCCGCTCCGCCAAGGCGCTGATCGCGAGCCAGGCTCCGCAGCTGCGCACGAGCGACGACGAGCAGTTCGCGGCCGCGCCCGTCGTCAGCGGCGGCGCGGGCCTGCAGTACGCGTCCTACACCCGGACGTATGACGGGCTGCCGGTCCGCGGCGGTGACTTCGTCGTCGTCACCGACCGTGACGGCAAGATCCTCGACACCAGCGTGGCGCAGAAGAAGGTGATCGGCCGGCTGTCGGTGACCCCGACGCGGACGGCGGGCGCCGCGACCGCGACGGCGAAGGGGACGCTGCGCGACGCGGAGCTGCGGGGCACGCCCGAGCTCGTCGTCCACGCGCTCGCCGCACCAAGGCTCGCGTGGAAGGTGACGGTCAGCGGCCTCACCGCCGACGGCGACCGCTCGGTCCGTGACGTCTACGTGGACGCGAAGCAGGGCTCCGTCATCGAGTCCGACGAGCTGGTCCACTTCGCGACGGGCACGGGCAACGGCCACCACAACGGCCCGGGACTGGCGATCGAGACCACCCAGGCGTCCGCGTCGTCGTACACGCTGGCCGACCCCGGCAACCCCGGCGTCGACTGCCGCATCGACAACAACACCACCAACAGCGTCCCGGTCGTCTCCGGGCCGGACAACAGCTGGGGTGACGGCTCCGGCACCAGCACGGAGACCGGCTGCGTCGACACCCTGTACGCGCTCCAGGTCCAGGACCGGATGCTCAGCCAGTGGCTGGGCCGCGACGGGTTCAACGGCAACGGCGGCGGCTGGCAGGCGCGCGTCGGCAAGGACGAGGTCAATGCGTTCTACTGCCCGCCGGGCCTCAGCGAGCCGGGCTACTGCACCGGCACCGAGTGGGTCCGGATCGGCCACAACCAGGCCGGCACCGAGTGGCTGACCAACCTCGACGTCGTCGGCCACGAGTACGGCCACGGCGTCGACCAGAACACCCCGGGCGGCCACTCCAACGGCAACACCGGTGAGTTCGTCGGTGACGTCTTCGGCGCGCTGACCGAGCACTACGCCAACGAGTCCAGCACGTACGACGAGCCGGACTACCTCGTGGGCGAGGAGGTCAACCTCGTGGGCGACGGCGAGATCCGCAACATGTACAACCCGTCGGCCAAGGGCGACCCGAACTGCTACTCCAGCTCGATCCCGAACGCCGAGGTGCACTCGGCGGCCGGTCCCGGCAACCACTGGTTCTACCTGCTCGCCGAGGGCACCAACCCGGCCGGGGGCCCGACCAGCACCACGTGCAACAACGGCGGGACGCTCACCGGGATCGGGATCCAGAAGGCCGGCAAGATCTTCTACAACGCGATGCTCATGAAGACCACGAGCTCGAGCTACCTCAAGTACCGCACCTGGACGCTGAGCGCTGCGAAGAACCTGTTCCCGGGCTCCTGCGCCGAGTTCAACGCCGTCAAGGCCGCGTGGAACGCGGTCTCCGTCCCGGCCCAGACCGCCGACCCGACCTGCACCACGGCCGGCAACACGGTCACCGTCACCAACCCGGGCAACCGCACCGGCACCGTCGGCACGGCCACCTCGCTGCAGCTGACCGGGTCGTCCTCGGGGGCCGGTCAGACGATCACCTGGTCGGCCACCGGCCTGCCCGCCGGCCTGACGATCAATGCCAGCACCGGCCTCGTGTCCGGTACGCCGACCGCCGCCGCCACGTCGAACGTGACGGTCACCGCGAAGGACACCACCGGCGCCACCGGGTCCACCAGCTTCACGTGGACGATCAGCACGAGCGGTGGCGGCCCGACGGGCAACCTGCTCCAGAACCCCGGCTTCGAGTCCGGGGCCGTCAGCTGGACCGGCACGAGCGGACCGATCACCAACAACACCGGCCGTGCGGCGCGGACCGGCAGCTGGAAGCTGTGGCTCGGCGGCAACGGCAGCACGTCGACCGAGAACGAGAGCCAGACGGTCACGATCCCCGCGACGGCCACGACGGCGTCGCTGAGCTTCTGGGTGGCGATCGACAGCGCGGAGACGACCACGTCGACGGCGTACGACACCGCGAAGGTGCAGGTCGTCAACGGTGCGACGACGAGCACGCTCGCGACGTACTCCAACCTGAACAAGTCGAGCGGGTACGTGCAGAAGACGTTCGACCTCGCCGCCTACAAGGGGAAGACGATCACGCTGAAGTTCCTGATGAACGAGGACTCGTCCCTGCAGACGAGCTTCGTCATCGACGACACCGCGATCAACGTCGGCTGA